GGTTCAACTTCCCTCACCTTGGCTCTCTCTTTTATGAGTTCTCCATCAATCCTGTAGAGCCAGTCGTAGAGCTTCATATGAAAACTCCCCGGATACGGGGATTCTTCAAAGGCCCTCTCTGCGGCGATCTCAAATGTTACCAATCCGGCTATAGATGCTTTCAAAGGTTCTTCAACCGCTAAAAATGCTCCTATTATTGCAGTAGCCATGCATCCAGTTCCCGTTACCTTTCCGAGCATGGGGGTTCCGTTTTCTATAGCGTAAGTTCTCTTGCCATCGCTTACGTAATCCACAGAGCCGGTGACTGCTGTCACTGTGTTGAATTCTTCAGCCGCTTTCTCCGCTAAGTCCTTTGCAGCTTCTTTATCATAAACTGTTGAATCTACACCTCTGGTTTTGCCGTGTTCACCCAAAAGAGCTGCTATCTCCCCAAAATTGCCCCTTACTACGCTTATATCTCCTACCTCCAACAGTTTTAGAGAGGTCTTTGTTCTCAGCTTTGTTGCCCCGGCTCCAACGGGATCAAGGATTACAGGTTTTTTGAGCTCCTTGGCTATCTCAACGGCTTTAAGCATGGAGTATATCTTATGCTCGTCAAGGGTTCCAATGTTTATTACCAGCGCGTCTGCCAGGGCTATCATCTCTTCAAGTTCCTCTATTGCGTGGGCCATCACTGGAGATGCCCCTACGGCTAAGAGAGCGTTCGCGGTGGTGTTCATAACGACGTAGTTGGTTATATTGTGCACTAAAGGTTTCTTTTCTCTAAGCTTTTCCAAATCCTTACCAATCCATTCCATTTCTTTCACCTCCCAAGCAAATAATATAAAGCACTTACAAGGAGGAATGTCGGAATGCTTGAGCCAAGTCTGAAGCCAAGCTCGCTCAAAACTGGAATGTGAAGTCCAAAGAGACCCTCTATTGCTAATCCCATGTAGAACACAAACCCTATCGCCCAGATTATTATCGCCTTTAAGTTGTATCCAGCAAATGAACCGTTTTCATCAAGAAGTTCTTCCGGAATGTAAGTTTTCCTTACAAGGAAGTAGTCGGTTACCATTATTGCCGCTAAAGACACAAATGCCCCGCCTATAAGTAGTAGAAAACTTTCATACTGTTCCATTGGGAAAACAAGGGCTAAAAGAGTTCCAAGGAAACCAACCAAGAGCACCTGTTTCTTTGCATCCGCTTTCGGTGAGATGTTCTTGTAGGTTATTGCCGCCGAGTAAACATCGAGGAACGTTGTGGTGACCGTGGAGAATATGACTATCAGCATAGCTGGAATTCCAATTCCGTAAGCTGCTATGATTCCGATTGGATCTCCTTTACCAGTTGCCATATTGGTCAGTGCTCCAACGAAGTAGAAGAGGCTTGAGGAGATGAAGTAACCCAAGTAGGTTCCCCAGAAGGCCGGACTTTTATCCTTGGCAAACCTTGAGTAATCAGCTATTAACGGTGCCCATGAAAGGGGCATCGCTATTACCAGATCCAAGGCAAGCATAATGCCTATTTCTCCAGTTCCGGGTTTGGAAAGGAGTTCATCCAGAGGGAACCTCTCGAGCGTAACGTAGGTTAGCCACAGGCTTAATGCAAGTAAAAGCAAGGCCGCTATTTTTTCGAGCTTTTCCCAGTTCTTTGGCCCTATATACGTCCATCCAGTAACGAGGATGCCTAAGAAGATTACCCAGAGGGCATAGCTTTCAAAACCGAAGACTTTTGATACCGCGTTCATTGCGTTTGCTCCAACTATGAGCATTATTGCCGTCCATCCTATGAGCTGGAGGTAGTTCAAGACCGATGGTAAAATCGAACCTTTAATTCCCAGGGGGGCCCTTGAGAGCACCATAGTTGGCAGCCCTGTTTCCTCACCTTCAAGGGCTATTAGGCCCATTACCGTATTTCCAAGAACGTGTCCGGTGATTATTACCAGTATCGCCATGCCAAGCGAAAGTGCTGGAGTTAGCAACGCCCCTGCCCAGAATTCCGCGATGCTTATTCCTGCTCCAAACCATATTGCAAAGATCGTCAAGAGGGTAAACGTCCTTTTACTCTTCTCTACAGGTCTTATATCGTACCCCTCCATGTTTTCACCTATACCTTTTAAATCCTCCAAGCCTTTATAACCATTTTGTTGAAATTTAAAACCAAGTTGTAAAAGCAAAAAGAACATGCGACGGATTTCAAGAGAGACGCTTCAGGTGCGCATAACGTAAAAAAATCTATCCAGGGAAGAGTGAACCCTCTGGTAGTATTTTTCCAGAACTTCAAACCCAATTTTCTCAGCTACTCTATCTGCATCAAACTGAGCGGGAAACGCTATGCTTAAGTACCCGTCAAGAACATCATATATGCTTGATAAGGCTTTTTCATACAGTTCCTCTCTTTTTCTCCCGCCGAGAGTTGCAGAGCTTCCGTAGGGCGGATCTGTCGCAACGGCCTCAAAAGTTTTATCAGGAAAGAGCTCTCTAAGTTTTGTCGCATCTCCCTGCTTTAAAACGTAGTTTTTGACCCCATAATGTTCCAGATTCCTTTTAGCGCCTTCAACCATATCTTTTCTTAGATCCACCCCGTAGACCTTCAACCCCATAAGACCAGCTTCGATAAGGATTCCACCAGTACCCATAAAAGGATCAAGAACTTCTTTTTTTGCCCTTGCCAGATTAACCATTGCCCTCGCCACTCTTGGAGGCAAGGCTATAGGTTTGTAAAACGGCCTTTGGTCAGCTTTTCGTTCATTAAACGGCTTTGCTTTAAAAAATCTCTCTCTAATCCCAACCCAGAGCTTTTTCCCGCAGTAAACTCTGATTAATGTTTCGGGAGAGCTTAGGTTAACTTTGAACCCTCTTTTTGATATTATCCCCCCCAGTTTTCTCTCAACGTTCTCTACTAAATGGGAACAGTTCGCCATTGTCTCTCTATCTACCTTAAAGGTTCCCCTGATGCAGTTTTCCCATTTGACGTTTTCTGCTTTTGAATACAGCTCCTCCAAGCTTTTAGCAGAAAACAAAAGCTCACCAAATTCATGTGCTAAGCCAAGTCTGTTGAGGGAGGAAAAGGCCCTTTTGTCGCCTTTAACCGCAAGAAAAAGGTAATCCCTCTCTAAGATCCTAAACTCCGGGCCGGCCATCTCCAGCAGTGCCTTAACTTCCCCTTGAGCCATCTCTGGAAGATTCCCAAGTATCTCGACGTAGAGCATGTAGACACCTTCTTTTAGGGGCTTTTAAGATTTTGGAATGAGAATTAGAATGAGTGCCAGGGTGAGTGGTATTAACGAAGAGAGGAAGTTGAGTTTAAAGCTTATTCCGCTTAGATAGCCCCCTATTAAAGGCCCGACAACCCATCCAATGCTCATCATCGTATTTAGCATCCCCATAGCCTGTGCCCTTATCTTGTCCTCTGTATTCAGTGCCACATAAGAGGATGAGGCACTGATAAAGGCCGACCATTTTATTCCTGAAAGGATGGATAGGATTATCATTGGATAAATGGCTGTAATTGTGCCATATCCATAGAACACTATCATGTAGCCCACTAGTGATAAAATGAAGATCTTTTTCGCACCCTTTTTATCAATGACTTTTCCTATGAACGGGGAACCCAATGCTGCTGCCAGAGAATCAACACCAAAGAGGATTCCAACCCACTGACTCCCAAATCTTTCTTCAAAGTACACGGATAATACGGAGTAAACCTGGCCAGATGCCACCATTGCAAACAAAACAGAGAAGTAAAAGATGCCCAGCTTTCCCTTTAAAAGATTCTTAAAGGCGTTGCCCTCAAAAATTACCCTTTCGCTCTCTCTGCTTTCTTGCGGAATTATTAGTTGCTTGGAACTTAAAGGTTGATGGGGAGTTTCCTCTATGAGCATCACAATCCCGGCTGAAACAATTGATATTACAGCAGATATTACAAAAGCGCTTTTGATGCCGAGGAGTTTGACTATCCCACTCCCTAAAAAGTTTCCCAGCATGTATCCTATGTTTTCAATGAAGTTAAAGAAACCAAAGGTTGAGCCCACCTTTTCCAGAACCGAAAGCTCGGAAATAAAGGCCGTGTGAGCAGGGAAAATTGAGGAACTCAAAACTCCCTGAAGAATCCTCATTCCGAGGAGCATAGAAGGGGTTGTGGCAAATATTATAAAAAGGTACGTAACACCTGAAGAGAATATTCCAAACGCTATGAAGGGCTTCCTTCTCCCGCTTCTATCAGAAAGATACCCAAAGGGATACTGGGCAATGCTTGATGTGAAATTAAAAGCAACGCTAAGAAGACCTACAAGAAAAAGAGACCCTCCCAGAATCTTCATGTACACCCCGAGGTATGGGAAGGCTATTCCCCAGCTTATATTTGCCAAAAACATTGAAATTGCCAGGAGAAGAATGTTTCTTTTTCTCTTTTTTCTTATTGAGGTTTTTACAGTGCGCTCTCTAATGATTTGAAGCAGAGAGCGTTCCCGCTTCATGTTCTTACCCCCTCAATTTTTGAGGATGTCTCTGATGAGGGCATTTGCTATCTCCTTGTCTATTGCTCCCGCCCTGAGCTCCCTCAATACCCTCTGAATGCCAAAGCGCTTTAAAATCGGCGCACTTTTGGTAGCACTTTTCCACAGGGGACACCCAAAGCCCAGTGCGTATTTTCTGCCAAGTATTTTTATTGCCTCCCTTTTATCGAGGGCTAAAAAGGCCGGAAGGTTCAGCTTTATCAGGTCTCCCTCTTTATAAATTGAAATACTTCCAAAGCTGAGCAGGTCTCCGGAGGCTACTATCTTTATCCCTTCTCTTCTTGCGTACTCTTTTACAGCTTCCATTATCATTGAATGACATTTTCCACAGATTGGAGCCCTTTTCTGTATTTGGGAGTTTATCACCTCCATGTAATTTGGAACCTCCACAAAAACAGCCCCGTAACCTTGGGCCCTCATTAGGATAACATCCCTCATCTGCGGGAGCCTTACCATGACCGGAACAACATCAAAACCCGCCCATTTAAGGATTAAGAGCGATGCCGTGCTGTCGCTTCCCATAGAAAATGCCAGGGCAATCTTTTCTTCGAGTTTACTTCGGTCAAACTCTTTTCCGTAGAGCCTGTAATGGAGTAGGGCTTTTAATCTCTCGTAAGCTTCTCCACCAATCTCTCCCCTAACCCGCTCGAGGGCTTCAAGACTTTGATGCAGGCGATAGGACTTAACGAAGTCGTCTTTTACTGCCTTTATCATCATGAATGGGTTTGAGGATAGGCTTTTAAAGGGTTTCTGTGGTGTTGAAAAGTTTCTGCTGAGATGCTCTATTTTCGGGATTATCAGAAATTAGAATAACGCGGGAGTTCAAAGGGAAAGATTAAATTCCGAAGAGTCTATTGAACTATGGTGGTGAAGATGTTTGCAGAGATAATCACCATAGGGGATGAGCTCTTAACCGGCAACACCATCGACAGCAACTCCGCATTTATAGCTCAAAAGCTCACGGAAAGGGGCTACTGGGTGAAGAGAATAACAACCGTTGGGGATGACGTTGGGGACATAAAAACTGTAATCAGAGAGGTTCTCTCCCGAAAGCCAGAGGTCTTGATAATAGCCGGGGGTCTTGGGCCAACCCATGATGACGTTACAATGCTTGCGGTTGCCAAAGCCCTCAACCTTGAGCTGGAATTGAGAGAAGACGCCCTCAGGAGAATCGAAGAGTTTTATCTGGAGCTCTATGAGAAGGGCTTCATAGATGACCCAAAGATTAATGAAGCGCGGAAGAAAATGGCGTACCTTCCAAGGGGCGCTGAGATTCTCAACAATCCTGTTGGCGCAGCCCCGGGAGCGTTTTTGATTCATGGGGGTACAAAAATCTTTGTCCTCCCCGGAATGCCAAGAGAGATGAAGGCAATGCTTGAAAACGAAGTGCTTCCCAGACTTGGAAGGAGAGTTTTCGTTCAGAAGAAGCTCCTTGCCGAGATAACGGATGAATCTAAGCTTGCTCCAATATTAAATGAAACGTTGAGCAAGTTCAGGGTAAAGATACACTCATCCCCAAAGGGCTTTGGAAAATACATTGGCATAATCCTCTTCGGAGAGTCAGAGGAGGAAATTGAAAGAGCAAAGGAATTCATGGAGGAAAGGGGAATAAGGTTTGAAGAGGTTTAGGGGATCTGGAAGATACGCATTGTATTTGTCCCCGCAGTCTTTCCTATGGGCCTCCCCTCGGTTAAAAGCACTGTATCGTCTTCTTTGGCTATTCCCAATCCCTTTACCAGCATTATTATGTCCTTTTCGTTGAATTCACTTTCCATGCAGAATGGATAAACGCCATAGGAAAAGGCTAAGTTGTTGCAGACCCTCTCACTGCTTGAAAAAGCTAAGATCCATTGTTTTGGCTTGAAGCGGGAAATGAGCCTTGGGGTTAGCCCAGTCCTTGTGGGGGTTAGGATGTATTTTATGTCTATGGTACAGAGAGCGTCTATGACACTTCTCGTGATGGCTTCTTTTATTGTGCTCCTCTTTGGCAGTGAATCTATCCAGGCCCGAAGCCGTGCGTAACCGAGAGATTCCCTATATTCCTCAGTTGTCTTGGCTATCTTTGCCATCATTTCCACCGATTCAACGGGGTACTTTCCTATGGCGGTTTCTTCGGAGAGCATCACCGCATCAGTTCCGTCGAGTATTGCGTTTGCCACGTCAGTAACCTCTGCTCTTTTTGGTATTCTTTCGGTGGTCATTGAGACGAGCATTTGGGTGGCAGTTATTACAGGCTTCGCAGCCAAGTTGGCCTTTTTTATAAGCTGCTTCTGCATTATGGGTAATTTTTCAATCGGCATCTCAACACCAAGATCTCCTCTTGCTATCATTATTCCGTCAGCAGCGTTCAGGATTTCATCGAAGTTTCTCACCGCGTCTGGTCTCTCTATCTTTGCAATCACGAAGAGATTTGCATTTTTCTTTTCAAGAAAGCTTTTTACCTTCAGCACGTCATATACCGAACCTACAAAAGATAGCCCTATGGCATCCACTCCGTGTTCAATTGCGAACTCTATTATCTCAAAGTCCCTTGGAGTTATTGCCTCTACCGGAAGGTTAGCCTTCGGAATGTTTATCCCCTTGTGGGAGAACAGTATCCCTCCGTTCACTACGAGGCATTCGACCTCGTTTTCCCTGACTTCTTCAACCCTCAGCATTATATAGCCATCGCCCAGGTATATGGTATCACCTTTTGAGACCAGCTTTGGGAGTTCTTTAAACTCAACTGGAATGGTTGTTTCGTCACCTTCGACGTCTCTCGTCGTGAGCACAACTTTGTCTCCCTTTTTTAATGTCACCGAGTCCCCTTTTATCTTTCCAACTCGCATTTTTAATCCCGGCAAATCGCCTAGAATTGCAACCCTTTTTTCCAATTTCTCGGCGACATCTCTCACTGTCTCAATGGTCTTTGCATGCTCTTCAAGAGTTCCATGGGAGAAGTTTATTCTCGCAACGCTCATTCCGGCTTTTATCATCTTCTCTATAGTTCCCTTCTGCTTGGAGGCAGGCCCGATTGTGGCGATTATTTTGGTCTTATGAGGGGGAAGTTCCATTTTTCTCACCCTTCTATTCTTTTTCTTTCATAGCTAATTAATTTTTCTGGAATTCGAAAGGTATTTTAAAGCCATCCTCTTAACTTTCTTCATGAGAAGAAAATTGATAACGGCTATTCCTCCAGATGAGATTCTTAAAATCAGGGAGATTTCCAGAGCTAAGGTTGAGATAAAAATACGAGAAGCCGAGGCTTATTTTGGAATGCCCAGATGGGAGATAATCATTGATGGAAGCAACGAGGAAATCGAGAAGTTCATGAACGTCTTGATGAAGTCCAGGGCGGGAGGCTAGTAAAGCTCTCCAGTTTTCGTTTTCCTATAGAGTACCAACCGGTATAGATGCGAGGGGTGGGATAAACCGCTATCAAGCTTAGTATTTCTTCTATAAGCTGTCTATCAGCAACTTCTCTAATCGGAATGGGCATCTATCTTCCTCTTTTTTGTTCCAAATATTCTTCTAAGAGTGTTTTCAAGCCGAAGAGAATGAAAAACAGCAGAAAAAGAATTAAAACCCATTTTGCGGAAACTCCAGAGGTGACCTGCATTTACCCCACCAGCGCATTCTTTAATCCAAATTCCTTTACAAGTTCAGCCGCTTTAAACATCTCATCGTTTGTGAGCCTTCTATTAATCTCTGGGTACTCGTGGGCCCTGTATTCTGGACGGTACTGGAACATTACGTTGACCCTGACGTTCTTGCCGAGATTTTCGCTTATCCATTCTAAAATTGGCCTTGTGCAGCACTCTAAATGACCCGGCATTACAAGATGTCTTATCAAAAATTCTGCTCTGTAGTGTTTTTTAGCTAATAAGAAGTTCCTTGTAACTGTTTCCCAGTATCTGGGGGCTTTTGAGTATTTAAGCGCATCTTCATCGTTGCCCCACTTGAAGTCCCCAAGGTAAACATCAACAACCCCGTCCAAGAGCTTCATGTTTTTTTCGCTCATGTACATGTTGGAGTTCCATACCACCGGAATAGGAACTTTGACATACTTCAGAGTCTCAAGAATGAACGGAAGATTTGGAGTTGGCTCGCCGCCAACGAAGTTAACGTTTTTTGCCCCCTCTGCATAGGCTACCGCTATCTTAACGGCCATCTCCTTGGGAGAGTACCTCAAGCCTACGCGGTATTGGCTTATGTCCCAGTTCTGGCAAAAAACGCACCTAAAGTTGCATCCGGAGAAGAAGACTGTATAAGACGGTACAAGCTCCGGCTCCTCCCCTATGTGGAGAAAATCACTCGCCACTAAACTTTCTTTTACTCTGCAGTAGCCGATCTCTTCAAATCTATTTGCGTGGCATTTAAACTCGCACAGCTCACAGCTTTCGAGCATCCTATGGGCTATTAGGGACTTTAAATCGAGCAGGCTTTTTTCAGGATTTTCTTTTAGATCGTTCTCTCTCAGCTTTTCCATCCCTTCTTCGTGTGTTTTCCACAGACTCTCAAGATTCTCATCTTCTCCGAAATTAACCTCTACCTGCTTTGAATAGAAGAAATTTGGCTTTTCTTCTCCGCTTAAGATTGAAAAATAATGCGGTAATGCATCTTTTGCCCTTTTAATTTCATCGAGTTCTACCCGCCTAAACCACATGATCATCGATTGATAATAGCACATGAACTATTAAAAGTTTAAACCTCTCCGAATGTAGCCCTGAAATACTTCCTTTGTTGAATGATTAACCTTCGATAGCATCTCCCTTTTCTCAAAGATTCTTCGAAAGATTATACTAAACAAAAAAGCTTATTTAAGCAATAGTTGTTAAATAAGAGCGTTTTCTTGGTTTATGTCAATTAAACTATTTTATGAACCCAAAACCTTTATTAAAATTCAAGCATTAATGAACTTTGGTGGTCTTCTATGAAAGGTTGGTGGGGAAGAATCCTAAGGGTTGATCTAACCAACAACAAAGTCTGGGTGCAGGAATATTCTCCGGAAGTTGCAAAGAATTTTATTGGTGGTAGAGGCTTAGCAGCCTGGATTCTTTGGAATGAAGCAAAGAACGTTGATCCTCTTGGACCGGAAAACAAGTTGGTTTTTGCGAGTGGTCCGTTTAACGGTCTCCCAACACCAAGCGGTGGAAAGATGGTTATAGCTGCCAAGAGCCCCCTAACAGGTGGTTACGGCGATGGTAACCTTGGAACAATGGCCACCGTGCATTTAAGAAAAGCCGGTTATGATGCCCTTGTCGTTGAAGGAAAGGCCAAAAAGCCCGTCTATCTCTACATCGAGGACGACAACGTGAGCATTCTCAGTGCCGAAGGTCTCTGGGGCAAAACTACCTTTGAAACGGAAAAAGAGCTCAAGGAGATACACGGTAAGAACGTGGGTGTTCTGAGCATAGGGCCCGGTGGAGAGAACCTCGTTAAATATGCCGTTGTTGTCTCTCAAGAAGGAAGGGCAGCCGGAAGGCCCGGTATGGGTGCGGTAATGGGTAGTAAGAAGCTCAAGGCGGTTGTCATTAAGGGTACCAAAGAAATCCCGGTTGCTGACAAGGAGAAGCTTAGGGAGCTTTCACAAGAGGCTTACAATGCAATTCTCAACTCCCCCGGTTATCCGTTCTGGCACAGACAGGGAACTATGGCGGCTGTGGAATGGACGAATGAGAACTCTGCATTACCAACAAGGAACTTCAGCGACGGAAGCTTTGAGTTCGCCCGCTCGATAGACGGTTACACAATGGAGGGAATGAAGGTCAAGCAGAGAGGCTGTCCATACTGTAACATGCCTTGTGGAAACGTGGTTCTTGATGCGGAAGGCAGAGAAAGCGAGCTTGACTATGAAAACGTTGCTTTGCTGGGTTCAAATCTCGGCATAGGAAAGCTTAACGAAGTTTCGGTTCTCAACAGAATTGCAGATGAGATGGGTCTCGATACAATATCGCTTGGAGTTTCAATATCCTACGTGATGGAGGCCAAGGAGAAGGGCATAATAAAAGACGACAATGCCCCAGAATTTGGAGACTTCAAGAAGGCCAAGCAATTAGCTTTGGACATAGCCTATAGAAGAGGAGAGCTCGGAAACCTTGCAGCCGAGGGCGTCAAAGCGATGAGCGAAAAGCTCGGTGCAAAGGACTTTGCAATGCACGTAAAAGGTCTTGAGGTCAGCGGTTACAACTGTTACATCTATCCGGCAATGGCTTTGGCGTACGGAACTAGCGCAATCGGTGCCCACCACAAGGAAGCGTGGGTTATTGCGTGGGAAATTGGAACAGCACCGATTGAAGGTGAAAAGGCCAAGAAGGTTGAGTACAAGATAACCTACGACCCAGAAAAAGCTGCAAAGGTTATTGAGCTCCAGAGACTTAGAGGTGGTCTCTTCGAGATGCTCACTGCCTGTAGATTGCCATGGGTTGAGGTTGGCCTAAGCTTGGACTACTATCCAAAGCTTCTCGAAGCGATCACCGGTGTCAAGTACACCTGGGACGACCTCTACAAGGCAGCCGATAGGGTTTACGCCCTCATGAGGGCCTACTGGGTTAGGGAGTTCAACGGCAACTGGGGCAGAGAAATGGACTATCCACCAGAGAGATGGTTCAAGGAAGGCCTTAAGAGCGGCCCATATAAGGGTCAGCACTTGGAGAAGGACAAGTACGATGCTCTACTTTCAGAATACTACAAGCTCAGAGGCTGGGACGAGAGAGGTATTCCAAAGAAAGAGACTCTCAAGGAACTTGGCCTTGAGTTCGTTGTCCCGGAGCTTGAAAAGGTTACGAAGCTCGAGTGAGCCTTTTTCTTTTTTATATCATGATTTCTTTAGTAGGATGTCAACACCGGTGAAATAGCAATATGGTTAATAAAGAACCTTTAATCAACCCCCTATCTCCCTCTGTATACCATGACCAGCTGAATAAGAACGTAAAAAATAAGAAGGAGGTGAATATTCTGTTTCCCATTTTAAACCACCTCTCTTTGAGCCATGATAGTTGCATACAGTGCCCCAAACGGATTAACACAGCCCTTAACTTCTGGGGGGCTTTGGCTGGCTTACTGCGTAAGCTGCGTACGCTCCAACCAACAACAAAACCACAGGCAAGCTTAACTTCTTCCTCATTCGCCCCCCAGGTATATATAAAACTTCCCTCCAAAAAACCATAACTGTTAGAATAAAGGTGGTTTTATTGGAAGTGGGTCAGAAACCCTATCCTGACAGTATCGGCAGATTCTTAGGTAATTTTATAAGCTTTTCTTTTGGAAAGATAGGATAGTAAACAACTGAGTGGTGAGACATGGAGCTTGTTGGATTCGTCCACGTTGGCAACACATTCAACGAAAAAGCAATCACCGGAGCTTACAGGAGAGTTAACAACTATTTTAGATCAAAAAATCTTCCAATAAGGCTTGTTTATCTTGGGAAGCTTGAATTGGGCCCCGGATATCTCGTTAACATCCACACGGACGGCGGGAGCATTAAAGGGTACCCCCTGGAGGGAATTACCGAACTTTTGCATGCGAAACTTATACATGCCCAAGAAGAGCTTTTTGAGAAGAAGAAGGCAAGGGCAGAAAAGAACAATGGTTCCGAAGAGGAGGTTACCATGAACAAGATATTCGGAATAGTGAATTTCCCCATAGTCTCGAGAAATCCCTACTTGGATTTTTATGAGAAATTTTTGGGGATTCAGCAGGATTTCCACGAACTGAAAGTCATGGTTCTTTCGATAAAACCTTTTGAGTCTGAAAACAAGAAACTTTTTGAGGATAGACTCTTCAAAGGGATTTTACATGAAATTGGCCATGCCTTTGGGTTGAATCACTGTCAGGAGGACTGCGTCATGAACCCCCCAAAGGTCATTGCCGAATGGGACTTAAGAAGAGAAGACTTCTGTGAAAAGTGCTTTTTGGAGTTGAAAGGAAATGTTAAAGGAGAAAAGGATTAGCGTTGTTATTCCCGCTTACAACGAGGCAAAGAGAATTGGAAAGGTTCTCTCAAGGATTCCAGAGTTTGTTGACGAGGTTATCGTTGTGGACGATGGGAGCAGAGACAACACTTCTGAAGTTGCAAAAAGCTATGGGGCAAAGGTAATCCGGCTTGATGAAAACCAGGGCAAAGGAGCTGCAATGAAAGAAGGGGTCGAGCATGTAAGTGGTGATATTGTGGTTTTTATGGATGCAGATGGCCAGCACAACCCAGAGGAAATTGAGAAGCTCCTCGATCCAATTTTGAAAGGCGAGGCGGACTTTGTTATAGGCTCCCGGCTGATAAAGGCACAAGGAAAAAGACCGCTTATAAGAAAGATAAGCAACTTTCTGAGCACTGGCTTAATAAAGCTCAAGCTGGGTATTGACGTTAAGGACACCCAGAGCGGATTTAGAGCCATAAAGAGGGAATTCCTGCCGGAAATAGAGAGCAAAAGGTATGAAGTCGAAACTGAGATTTTAATAAAAGCCGTGAAAAAGGGAGCGAGAGTTAAGGAGGTTCCGGTGGAGAGAATCTATGGGGTTGAAACGGGCCATTTCAGGTTTGAAGACGTTTTGAGGTTTATTCGCTCCCTTATCAGGTACTGAGGTGAGTGTATGGAAGAAGCAATATTTGAAGCGATAAAGCTTGCCGTCACGAAAATTCCCAGTGATGTCGTTAAATCCTTGCAGGAGGCCTACGAAAAGGAGAACAATCCAATTGCAAAGTTCAACCTTGAAAACATTTTAAAAGCCGTTGAAATTGGAAAGCGAGAGGGAATTCCAGTGTGCCAAGACACCGGGACGGTGACTTTCTTTGTAGAAGCTGGAGTTGAAAGCCCGTACCTAAGGGAAATAGAGGGGGATATAGCTTCAGCTCTGAAAAGAGCAACGGAGGAGATCCCTTTAAGGCCAAACACCATTGATGTCCTCACGAACAAAAACCTTGGAAACCTTCCGGTTATTCACTGGGAGCTCACAAAAGGGGATAAAATAAAGATAGCTATTCTGCCAAAAGGAGGGGGAAGCGAGAACTGTTCTGCTTTAGCAATGCTCACCCCCGCGGAGAGCTTTGAAGGTGTAAAGAGAGCTGTTGTTGAGAGAGTCAAAGAATGTAGAGGAAAGCCCTGTCCTCCAGTAATAATAGGAATCGGCATTGGGGGGAGTGCAGACTTTGCATTAAAGCTTGCCAAAAAAGCCCTGTTAAGACCCGTAGGAGAGAGGCACAAAGACAAAAGGATAGCAAAATTCGAGGGGGAGCTGCTTGAAGAGATAAACTCC
The Thermococcus sp. 2319x1 DNA segment above includes these coding regions:
- a CDS encoding fumarate hydratase, whose amino-acid sequence is MEEAIFEAIKLAVTKIPSDVVKSLQEAYEKENNPIAKFNLENILKAVEIGKREGIPVCQDTGTVTFFVEAGVESPYLREIEGDIASALKRATEEIPLRPNTIDVLTNKNLGNLPVIHWELTKGDKIKIAILPKGGGSENCSALAMLTPAESFEGVKRAVVERVKECRGKPCPPVIIGIGIGGSADFALKLAKKALLRPVGERHKDKRIAKFEGELLEEINSLGIGPMGMGGKTTAIDVKVEMAYRHPASFPVGIVFQCWAHRKAFLEISANGEVRVWQ